In a genomic window of Bradyrhizobium sp. LLZ17:
- a CDS encoding DUF3072 domain-containing protein, producing MQVQGQYDARVFLMDQMTRAQGLRLKRLSEEAYQPTQYDRYLSSGEAARRIQLLEAEIELANSF from the coding sequence ATGCAGGTTCAGGGTCAATACGACGCCAGGGTTTTTCTCATGGATCAGATGACCCGGGCGCAGGGGCTGAGGCTGAAGCGGCTGAGTGAGGAGGCCTACCAGCCCACGCAATACGATCGATATCTGTCCTCCGGTGAAGCCGCGCGACGCATCCAGCTGCTGGAGGCGGAAATCGAGCTGGCGAATTCCTTCTAG
- a CDS encoding HWE histidine kinase domain-containing protein, whose product MDHQRVNILLVDDQPAKLLAYEVILKELGENLVIASSGREALEVLLKTEIAVILVDVCMPELDGFELAAMIREHPRFQKTAMIFISAIQVSDIDRLRGYEMGAVDYVPVPVVPEVLRAKIKVFAELYRKTRQLERLNQELEDRVRARTAELENSTAKLRESEQRRSMAIAAGKMGSWDWDWINGDWMWDEGQYRIFGVTPETFNVTSANIQALLHPDDVDQFRRAIAALNSGALAYEAEFRIGRPDGEIRWCVGTAAATVDESGRVVRVSGVTVDITERKRAEERQTLLAREVDHRAKNALALAQSIVRLTRADGVQAYVSAVEGRINALARVHTILSLSSWQGAELSKLIDEELAPYSLGGQVKLAGPQVQLLPTTAQTLALALHELFTNSAKYGALSTRSGRLAIGWQSENDLLILTWEESGGPAVMTPKSRGFGTRSLLASVESQLGGRAQFDWRAEGLLCRLEVPLMPKSAAASAAQDRFDPNTFPELQRALG is encoded by the coding sequence ATGGACCACCAAAGGGTCAACATCCTCCTCGTCGACGACCAGCCGGCCAAGCTGCTCGCCTACGAGGTCATCCTGAAGGAACTCGGCGAGAATCTCGTGATCGCTTCGTCGGGGCGCGAGGCGCTGGAGGTGCTGCTCAAGACCGAGATCGCGGTGATCCTGGTCGATGTCTGCATGCCCGAACTCGACGGTTTTGAGCTCGCGGCGATGATCCGCGAGCATCCGCGGTTCCAGAAAACAGCAATGATCTTCATCTCGGCAATCCAGGTCAGCGACATCGACCGGCTGCGCGGCTACGAGATGGGCGCCGTCGACTACGTTCCGGTGCCGGTCGTGCCGGAGGTGCTGCGTGCCAAGATCAAGGTGTTCGCCGAACTCTACCGCAAGACGCGCCAGCTCGAACGGCTGAACCAGGAGCTCGAGGACCGCGTCCGCGCGCGTACCGCGGAACTGGAGAACTCCACCGCAAAACTGCGCGAAAGCGAACAGCGCCGCAGCATGGCGATCGCGGCCGGCAAGATGGGGTCCTGGGACTGGGACTGGATCAACGGCGACTGGATGTGGGACGAAGGCCAGTACCGCATCTTCGGGGTGACGCCGGAGACCTTCAACGTCACTTCGGCAAACATCCAGGCTTTGCTGCATCCCGACGATGTCGATCAGTTCCGTCGGGCGATCGCCGCGCTCAATAGCGGCGCGCTCGCGTATGAGGCGGAGTTCCGCATCGGCCGGCCCGATGGCGAGATTCGCTGGTGCGTCGGCACGGCGGCCGCGACGGTGGACGAGAGCGGACGCGTGGTGCGGGTCAGCGGCGTCACCGTCGACATCACGGAACGTAAGCGCGCCGAAGAGCGACAGACTCTGCTGGCACGGGAAGTCGACCATCGCGCCAAGAACGCGCTGGCACTGGCGCAGTCGATCGTGCGCCTCACCCGCGCCGACGGGGTCCAAGCCTATGTCAGCGCCGTCGAGGGGCGCATCAACGCACTCGCGCGCGTGCACACGATCCTGTCGCTGTCGAGCTGGCAAGGCGCCGAGTTGTCCAAGCTGATCGACGAGGAGCTTGCGCCCTATTCGCTTGGCGGCCAGGTCAAGCTGGCAGGTCCCCAGGTGCAGTTGCTGCCCACCACGGCACAGACACTGGCACTTGCTCTGCACGAGCTCTTCACCAATTCGGCAAAATATGGTGCGCTCTCGACACGATCAGGACGGCTTGCAATCGGCTGGCAGTCCGAGAACGACCTCCTCATTTTGACGTGGGAGGAATCCGGCGGCCCAGCAGTCATGACGCCGAAATCGCGCGGCTTTGGCACAAGGAGCCTGCTGGCGAGTGTCGAATCGCAGCTCGGCGGACGAGCGCAATTTGATTGGCGCGCGGAGGGCCTGTTGTGCCGGCTCGAAGTGCCCCTGATGCCAAAGTCTGCGGCCGCGTCGGCAGCACAGGACAGGTTCGACCCCAACACCTTTCCTGAGCTACAACGCGCATTGGGTTAG
- a CDS encoding DUF6496 domain-containing protein, giving the protein MARKAKKRRYSRSAGKDVEREMRRYKKGTAKSGPGGRGGRVKSRKQAIAIGLSEARKKGKKVPKRKTAKKTKKTAKKSSRKSSSKRSKKSSKRKSAKRS; this is encoded by the coding sequence ATGGCACGCAAGGCAAAGAAGCGCCGTTACTCGCGCAGCGCCGGCAAGGATGTCGAGCGCGAGATGCGCCGTTACAAGAAGGGTACCGCGAAGAGCGGACCGGGCGGTCGTGGCGGACGCGTGAAGAGCCGCAAGCAGGCGATCGCAATCGGCCTGTCCGAAGCGCGCAAGAAGGGCAAGAAGGTCCCGAAGCGGAAAACAGCCAAGAAGACCAAGAAGACGGCCAAGAAGAGCTCGAGGAAAAGTTCGAGCAAAAGATCGAAGAAAAGCTCCAAACGTAAATCCGCCAAGCGGTCGTAG